A region of Kwoniella shivajii chromosome 11, complete sequence DNA encodes the following proteins:
- a CDS encoding acetyl-CoA carboxylase, biotin carboxylase subunit, with protein MRSIARASRTSTSQRLPTCLLSPLITRSRIPPIPTSRNVRHFATSFSEESSASIIPPVIDMANPHKETGVKPHFRKILIANRGEIACRIIRTARKLGVNTVAVYSEVDKGCMHVEMADEAYCIGPAPSSESYLDIDKILAVAKATGAQAIHPGYGFLSESSVFAERIKHAALVFIGPPIPAIKSMGSKRESKEIMTAAGVPCVPGYHGSDQSLSALSEGAKQTGYPLLIKPTHGGGGKGMRIVRDPRSFQDELESAKREAIKSFSNDEVLLERWLEKPRHVEVQVFADTKGNCVALWERDCSVQRRHQKIIEEAPAPGLSSDFKRDLAEKAVAAAKAVNYVGAGTVEFIMDAETGEYFFMEMNTRLQVEHPVTEMVTGIDLVEWQLSVAAGNPLPLTQDRIPCIGHAFEARIYAERPESNFLPDAGKLLHTKAPVNVPHRLETGFWEGDDISSYYDPMISKLIVHGPDRSSALSLLRSALGEYQVVGPSTNIEFLKAVAGHEVFAAGPVETSFVPTYHDDLFPARSIPKEVLAQAALYLTLRSEKLHKSLPSSPWTNLVNRRFGDSSIKSYKIDNHSIEIVELDSGYSVIIDNEQPIKISSSHLDGEVDMISQVGHSHLKSTVIPVQVQGKQGEEKLHVFSNTSHYTLSVQPTLSFTDQSTSSISSSTSSDKLISPMPATVIEVRVKPGDQVAEGQVLIVLESMKMEISIRSSRDGIIDNVNVEKGKVVEENEVLVELTLALEKPVE; from the exons ATGCGATCCATAGCCAGAGCTTCTCGAACATCGACTTCCCAACGATTACCTACATGCCTCCTCTCTCCTTTGATCACCAGGAGTCGCATCCCACCTATCCCCACAAGCCGCAATGTCCGACATTTTGCTACCTCTTTCAGTGAAGAAAGCTCAGCAAGTATCATCCCGCCTGTCATTGATATGGCAAATCCTCATAAAGAAACAGGCGTCAAACCACATTTCAGAAAGATACTGATAGCTAATCG GGGAGAAATAGCATGTCGTATAATTCGAACAGCTCGAAAACTCGGCGTGAATACTGTAGCCGTCTATAGCGAAGTTGATAAAGGTTGTATGCATGTTGAGATG GCTGATGAAGCTTATTGTATTGGTCCTGCGCCCAGCTCCGAGAGCTAT CTGGATATCGATAAGATACTTGCCGTGGCGAAAGCAACTGGAGCCCAG GCAATACATCCTGGTTATGGGTTCCTTTCCGAATCTTCAGTGTTCGCAGAAAGGATCAAACATGCAGCATTGGTGTTTATTGGTCCTCCCATTCCTGCTATAAAGAGTATGGGATCCAAGAGGGAAAGTAAAGAAATCATGACTG CTGCCGGCGTGCCATGCGTACC GGGATATCACGGATCAGATCAatctttatcagctttatctGAGGGAGCCAAACAGACTGGTTATCCATTACTTATCAAACCTACACATGGTGGAGGCGGTAAAGGAATGAGGATAGTCAGAGATCCCAGATCTtttcaagatgaattagaatCTGCTAAACGAGAAGCAATAAAATCATTCTCAAATGATGAGGTGCTTTTAGAAAGATGGTTGGAAAAACCTAGACACGTTGAAGTTCAAGTTTTCGCTGATACCAAAGGGAATTGTGTCGCTTTATGGGAAAGAGACTGTTCAGTTCAAAGAAGACATCAAA AGatcattgaagaagctcCTGCACCTGGCTTGAGTTCCGACTTCAAGAGAGATCTAGCGGAAAAAGCGGTCGCAGCTGCAAAAGCGGTAAACTA TGTGGGAGCGGGAACAGTGGAATTCATCATGGATGCCGAAACAGGGGAATACTTCTTCATGGAGAT GAATACAAGATTACAAGTCGA GCATCCAGTCACTGAAATGGTTACGGGGATAGATCTGGTAGAATGGCAATTATCA GTGGCAGCTGGAAATCCGCTTCCTCTGACTCAAGATCGAATTCCATGTATAGGTCATGCGTTTGAAGCTCGTATATACGCCGAAAGACCTGAATC AAACTTCTTGCCTGACGCGGGGAAATTGCTACATACTAAAGCACCTGTCAACGTACCGCACAGACTTGAAACTGGGTTCTgggaaggtgatgatattAGTTCATACTATGATCCTATG ATCTCCAAACTCATCGTTCACGGACCTGATCGATCATCCGCACTCTCACTTCTGCGTTCTGCCCTAGGAGAATATCAAGTCGTCGGCCCTTCGACCAACATCGAATTCTTGAAAGCTGTAGCTGGACATGAAGTGTTCGCTGCTGGCCCCGTAGAGACCAGTTTCGTACCT ACATACCACGATGATTTATTTCCAGCTAGATCCATCCCAAAAGAGGTCTTAGCGCAAGCTGCTTTATATCTGACTTTGCGATCCGAGAAATTGCATAAATCATTGCCTAGTTCACCTTGGACAAACCTCGTCAATCGTCGATTTGGTGATTCTTCCATAAAGTCATATAAGATCGATAACCACTCCATTGAAATTGTTGAGCTCGATTCGGGTTATTCAGTAATCATCGACAATGAGCAACCCATTAAGATATCTTCTAGTCACTTAGACggtgaagttgatatgaTTAGTCAAGTCGgtcattctcatttgaaGAGTACTGTTATACCCGTTCAAGTACAAGGTaaacaaggagaagagaaattacATGTTTTTTCAAATACATCACATTATACATTATCTGTTCAACCTACATTATCCTTTACTGatcaatccacctccagTATTTCAAGTTCAACTTCCAGTGACAAGTTGATCTCACCAATGCCAGCGACGGTGATTGAGGTTCGCGTGAAACCAGGAGATCAAGTGGCTGAAGGCCAAGTATTAATCGTATTAGAAAGtatgaaaatggaaatttCAATTAGATCGTCAAGAGATGGTATTATCGATAATGTAAAtgttgaaaaaggtaaagtcGTTGAAGAAAATGAAGTTTTAGTTGAATTGACACTGGCACTGGAGAAACCTGTGGAATGA